A single region of the Musa acuminata AAA Group cultivar baxijiao chromosome BXJ1-11, Cavendish_Baxijiao_AAA, whole genome shotgun sequence genome encodes:
- the LOC135596797 gene encoding RING-H2 finger protein ATL16-like → MDASHVEPPPPPHSSASVTSFPVLAITILGILTTAMLLIGYYVFVIKCRLGWPRSDLLRCLFSSAESRRHRHLYIPPVIHAIATEFHGLDPSVIRSIPVIKFTRAGDGDARRKTSFHDCAICLNEFREEERLKLLPDCSHAFHIDCIDTWLQFNANCPLCRTSITSSSVGLATDHVVVLAPRREQSGSFAVDVRDEVSDQTSRGEASNPSLWKKRRKHNKVGSMGDECIDVRGKDEQFRVQPIRRSFSMDSSAERQLYLSVQEEILRQKQNCYEAGSGEGSSSNVRGGDGGGSGRVRRSLFSFGRSSRIPVLPRLLDV, encoded by the coding sequence ATGGATGCGTCTCATGTTGAACCACCGCCACCTCCACACTCCTCTGCTTCCGTCACCAGCTTTCCGGTCCTGGCCATCACCATCTTGGGCATTCTGACCACCGCCATGCTCCTCATCGGCTACTACGTCTTCGTCATCAAGTGCCGCCTCGGCTGGCCGCGCTCTGACCTCCTCCGCTGCCTCTTCTCCTCTGCCGAGTCCCGCCGCCATCGCCACCTCTATATACCTCCCGTCATCCACGCCATCGCCACCGAGTTCCACGGTCTTGATCCGTCGGTAATCCGTTCCATTCCCGTCATCAAATTCACGAGAGCGGGCGACGGCGACGCCCGACGGAAGACGTCCTTCCACGACTGTGCAATCTGCTTGAATGAGTTCCGGGAGGAGGAAAGGCTCAAGCTGCTTCCTGACTGCTCTCATGCCTTCCATATCGACTGCATCGATACCTGGCTCCAGTTCAACGCCAACTGCCCGCTGTGTCGGACGAGTATCACGAGTTCTTCTGTCGGCTTGGCGACTGATCACGTCGTAGTGCTCGCTCCTCGACGTGAGCAGAGTGGAAGCTTCGCGGTGGATGTGAGGGATGAAGTTAGTGACCAAACCTCAAGAGGGGAGGCAAGCAATCCTTCGctgtggaagaagaggaggaagcacaACAAAGTGGGGAGCATGGGGGACGAATGCATTGATGTCAGGGGAAAGGATGAGCAGTTCCGTGTTCAGCCCATAAGGAGGTCATTCTCCATGGACTCATCCGCCGAAAGGCAGCTCTACCTGTCAGTCCAGGAGGAGATCTTGAGACAGAAGCAGAACTGTTATGAAGCAGGCAGTGGTGAAGGAAGCAGCAGCAACGTTCGTGGCGGAGACGGTGGCGGGAGCGGAAGAGTTCGGCGGTCATTGTTCTCGTTCGGCCGGAGCTCCAGGATTCCGGTCCTTCCAAGGCTGCTTGATGTGTGA
- the LOC135596371 gene encoding WAT1-related protein At5g07050-like, with protein sequence MAPSMTRIRRTYRRFKPHLLMTMAQLGYTILYFITEASFNQGLNPHVFVTYRHIVAALVMWPFAYFLERKLRPKLTWALFLEICVLSLLGVSLTLNMYFASLKYTSPTFVASMINTIAAVTFVTAILLRMERLDLGSPKGVAKAAGTVVSLAGVTTMTLYKGPAMKNFYGPLIQIHGNSIHENWLKGSLLTVASCITWSIWYIMQAITLRRYPAQLSLTAWMCFVGGAQSAIFAAFVEHKPAAWKLGFDVKLWSILYAGIVGSGLIIYIKLWCTKEKGPVFVTMFNPLATIMVAVLAYFAFGEKLFLGSIIGGIVVAIGLYLVLWGKERDQEKDMTPEGASFVASETGKEETSTLSRA encoded by the exons ATGGCGCCTTCGATGACACGAATCAGAAGAACATACAGGAGATTTAAGCCACACCTTCTCATGACCATGGCACAATTAGGTTACACGATCCTCTACTTCATTACAGAAGCCTCTTTCAACCAGGGATTGAATCCCCATGTCTTCGTAACTTACAGACACATTGTTGCCGCCTTGGTCATGTGGCCTTTTGCCTATTTCCTCGAGAG AAAATTACGGCCAAAGCTTACATGGGCATTGTTCCTGGAGATTTGTGTTCTTTCCCTTCTTGG GGTCAGCCTAACTCTAAACATGTACTTTGCAAGCTTAAAATACACTTCGCCAACCTTTGTTGCTTCTATGATCAACACCATCGCTGCCGTGACTTTTGTCACTGCCATCCTGCTCAG AATGGAGCGTCTTGATCTTGGGAGCCCTAAGGGGGTGGCAAAGGCTGCCGGAACTGTGGTGTCGTTGGCCGGTGTTACAACCATGACACTCTACAAAGGACCAGCGATGAAGAACTTTTATGGACCACTAATTCAAATCCATGGAAATTCCATCCATGAGAACTGGTTGAAAGGATCACTTCTTACAGTGGCAAGCTGCATAACATGGTCCATATGGTACATCATGCAG GCAATAACGTTGAGAAGATATCCAGCACAGCTTTCACTTACTGCATGGATGTGCTTCGTTGGGGGTGCACAATCAGCTATTTTTGCAGCATTTGTAGAACACAAACCAGCAGCATGGAAGCTTGGATTTGATGTTAAACTATGgagtatcttgtatgct GGAATTGTCGGCTCTGGTTTGATCATCTACATAAAACTGTGGTGCACCAAGGAAAAAGGACCAGTTTTTGTGACCATGTTCAACCCTCTCGCCACCATAATGGTTGCAGTTCTAGCATACTTTGCTTTTGGTGAAAAACTCTTCCTGGGAAG CATCATTGGAGGCATAGTTGTCGCCATTGGACTGTACTTGGTGCTCTGGGGGAAAGAAAGAGATCAAGAGAAGGACATGACACCTGAAGGGGCCTCGTTTGTGGCTTCTGAAACAGGAaaagaagaaaccagcacactttCCAGAGCATAG
- the LOC135584260 gene encoding uncharacterized protein LOC135584260 isoform X2 — MRGGSNGRGRGRGESRAEFGGSGGGGGRGRGKYTNPCLTMHQPWASLLVYGIKRVEGRSWPAPLTGRLWIHAASKVPEPETIKAMENFYREIYAVAGVKDIKFPEHYPVSRLLGCVEVVGCVKCEELVCWEDVPESVRLEGQTDFCWLCENPQKLLIPFEMRGFQKVYNLERRIHDVAVRGLITIQGPLPVKFPLPDPQDPFSLRPGSLALHFSSSKAPEVAKTPNVSAAIAAARAAATQFSREDQIATSNSYQTNVTEKSEFGSAETSHAGTRKEGRRLHDSHNETQGLQALNYNQHTTHKERDENKRYPSEKTSRGSRSDPGASGKQH; from the exons ATGAGGGGAGGATCTAACGGCAGAGGCCGCGGCCGCGGAGAGTCGAGGGCTGAattcggcggcagcggcggcggcggtggacgcGGGAGGGGGAAGTATACCAACCCATGCCTGACGATGCATCAGCCCTGGGCCTCGCTCCTGGTCTACGGCATCAAGCGCGTCGAAGGAAGATCCTGGCCTGCCCCTCTCACCG GTCGGCTTTGGATACATGCTGCTTCGAAAGTTCCAGAACCTGAGACTATCAAAGCTATGGAGAATTTCTACAGGGAGATATATGCTGTGGCTGGGGTTAAGGATATAAAATTTCCAGAACACTATCCGGTTTCCCGATTGTTAG GTTGTGTTGAAGTGGTAGGCTGTGTTAAATGTGAAGAGCTGGTGTGCTGGGAGGATGTACCTGAGTCG GTGAGACTTGAAGGCCAAACAGACTTCTGCTGGTTGTGTGAAAATCCTCAG AAATTATTAATTCCATTTGAAATGCGTGGTTTTCAGAAAGTCTATAACTTGGAAAGAAGG ATTCATGATGTTGCAGTAAGAGGTCTTATCACTATCCAAGGCCCTTTACCCGTAAAGTTTCCACTTCCAGATCCCCAGGATCCTTTTTCGCTAAGGCCAGGATCTCTTGCATTACACTTCAGTAGCTCCAAAGCACCTGAAGTGGCAAAAACACCTAATGTTAGTGCAGCTATAGCTGCTGCACGAGCTGCTGCTACACAATTCTCAAGGGAGGATCAGATTGCCACGTCTAATAGTTACCAAACTAATGTAACTGAGAAGAGCGAGTTCGGATCGGCAGAAACCAGTCATGCTGGGACTAGAAAAGAAGGCAGAAGGTTGCATGATTCACATAATGAAACTCAGGGTCTTCAGGCTCTTAACTACAATCAACATACTACTCACAAAGAAAGAGATGAAAATAAGAGATATCCCAGTGAGAAAACCAGCAGAGGCTCTAGGTCGGACCCTGGAGCTTCTGGAAAG CAGCACTGA
- the LOC135584260 gene encoding uncharacterized protein LOC135584260 isoform X1: MRGGSNGRGRGRGESRAEFGGSGGGGGRGRGKYTNPCLTMHQPWASLLVYGIKRVEGRSWPAPLTGRLWIHAASKVPEPETIKAMENFYREIYAVAGVKDIKFPEHYPVSRLLGCVEVVGCVKCEELVCWEDVPESVRLEGQTDFCWLCENPQKLLIPFEMRGFQKVYNLERRIHDVAVRGLITIQGPLPVKFPLPDPQDPFSLRPGSLALHFSSSKAPEVAKTPNVSAAIAAARAAATQFSREDQIATSNSYQTNVTEKSEFGSAETSHAGTRKEGRRLHDSHNETQGLQALNYNQHTTHKERDENKRYPSEKTSRGSRSDPGASGKIFSAALNGLRLDQVPRTREPSVQHQGFLRQ, translated from the exons ATGAGGGGAGGATCTAACGGCAGAGGCCGCGGCCGCGGAGAGTCGAGGGCTGAattcggcggcagcggcggcggcggtggacgcGGGAGGGGGAAGTATACCAACCCATGCCTGACGATGCATCAGCCCTGGGCCTCGCTCCTGGTCTACGGCATCAAGCGCGTCGAAGGAAGATCCTGGCCTGCCCCTCTCACCG GTCGGCTTTGGATACATGCTGCTTCGAAAGTTCCAGAACCTGAGACTATCAAAGCTATGGAGAATTTCTACAGGGAGATATATGCTGTGGCTGGGGTTAAGGATATAAAATTTCCAGAACACTATCCGGTTTCCCGATTGTTAG GTTGTGTTGAAGTGGTAGGCTGTGTTAAATGTGAAGAGCTGGTGTGCTGGGAGGATGTACCTGAGTCG GTGAGACTTGAAGGCCAAACAGACTTCTGCTGGTTGTGTGAAAATCCTCAG AAATTATTAATTCCATTTGAAATGCGTGGTTTTCAGAAAGTCTATAACTTGGAAAGAAGG ATTCATGATGTTGCAGTAAGAGGTCTTATCACTATCCAAGGCCCTTTACCCGTAAAGTTTCCACTTCCAGATCCCCAGGATCCTTTTTCGCTAAGGCCAGGATCTCTTGCATTACACTTCAGTAGCTCCAAAGCACCTGAAGTGGCAAAAACACCTAATGTTAGTGCAGCTATAGCTGCTGCACGAGCTGCTGCTACACAATTCTCAAGGGAGGATCAGATTGCCACGTCTAATAGTTACCAAACTAATGTAACTGAGAAGAGCGAGTTCGGATCGGCAGAAACCAGTCATGCTGGGACTAGAAAAGAAGGCAGAAGGTTGCATGATTCACATAATGAAACTCAGGGTCTTCAGGCTCTTAACTACAATCAACATACTACTCACAAAGAAAGAGATGAAAATAAGAGATATCCCAGTGAGAAAACCAGCAGAGGCTCTAGGTCGGACCCTGGAGCTTCTGGAAAG ATTTTTTCAGCAGCACTGAATGGATTAAGACTCGATCAAGTACCCCGGACGCGAGAACCAAGTGTGCAGCATCAAGGCTTTCTGAGGCAATGA
- the LOC135584260 gene encoding uncharacterized protein LOC135584260 isoform X3, with amino-acid sequence MRGGSNGRGRGRGESRAEFGGSGGGGGRGRGKYTNPCLTMHQPWASLLVYGIKRVEGRSWPAPLTGRLWIHAASKVPEPETIKAMENFYREIYAVAGVKDIKFPEHYPVSRLLGCVEVVGCVKCEELVCWEDVPESVRLEGQTDFCWLCENPQKLLIPFEMRGFQKVYNLERRIHDVAVRGLITIQGPLPVKFPLPDPQDPFSLRPGSLALHFSSSKAPEVAKTPNVSAAIAAARAAATQFSREDQIATSNSYQTNVTEKSEFGSAETSHAGTRKEGRRLHDSHNETQGLQALNYNQHTTHKERDENKRYPSEKTSRGSRSDPGASGKH; translated from the exons ATGAGGGGAGGATCTAACGGCAGAGGCCGCGGCCGCGGAGAGTCGAGGGCTGAattcggcggcagcggcggcggcggtggacgcGGGAGGGGGAAGTATACCAACCCATGCCTGACGATGCATCAGCCCTGGGCCTCGCTCCTGGTCTACGGCATCAAGCGCGTCGAAGGAAGATCCTGGCCTGCCCCTCTCACCG GTCGGCTTTGGATACATGCTGCTTCGAAAGTTCCAGAACCTGAGACTATCAAAGCTATGGAGAATTTCTACAGGGAGATATATGCTGTGGCTGGGGTTAAGGATATAAAATTTCCAGAACACTATCCGGTTTCCCGATTGTTAG GTTGTGTTGAAGTGGTAGGCTGTGTTAAATGTGAAGAGCTGGTGTGCTGGGAGGATGTACCTGAGTCG GTGAGACTTGAAGGCCAAACAGACTTCTGCTGGTTGTGTGAAAATCCTCAG AAATTATTAATTCCATTTGAAATGCGTGGTTTTCAGAAAGTCTATAACTTGGAAAGAAGG ATTCATGATGTTGCAGTAAGAGGTCTTATCACTATCCAAGGCCCTTTACCCGTAAAGTTTCCACTTCCAGATCCCCAGGATCCTTTTTCGCTAAGGCCAGGATCTCTTGCATTACACTTCAGTAGCTCCAAAGCACCTGAAGTGGCAAAAACACCTAATGTTAGTGCAGCTATAGCTGCTGCACGAGCTGCTGCTACACAATTCTCAAGGGAGGATCAGATTGCCACGTCTAATAGTTACCAAACTAATGTAACTGAGAAGAGCGAGTTCGGATCGGCAGAAACCAGTCATGCTGGGACTAGAAAAGAAGGCAGAAGGTTGCATGATTCACATAATGAAACTCAGGGTCTTCAGGCTCTTAACTACAATCAACATACTACTCACAAAGAAAGAGATGAAAATAAGAGATATCCCAGTGAGAAAACCAGCAGAGGCTCTAGGTCGGACCCTGGAGCTTCTGGAAAG CACTGA
- the LOC135596796 gene encoding serine/threonine-protein phosphatase PP1 isozyme 3-like produces MDSASLDDIIHRLVEAKGSRAGKQVRLLEAEIRQLCVVSKDIFMQQPNLLELEAPIKICGDIHGQYSDLLRLFEYGGFPPVANYLFLGDYVDRGKQSLETICLLLAYKIKYPENFFLLRGNHESASINRIYGFYDECKRRFNVRLWKVFTDCFNCLPVAALIDEKILCMHGGLSPDLHNLDQIRNLALPTDVPDNGLLCDLLWSDPSKEIQGWGMNDRGVSYTFGPDRVNEFLQKHDLDLICRAHQVVEDGYEFFADRQLVTIFSAPNYCGEFDNAGAMMSVDETLMCSFQILKPAEKKSKFIFGNTAAAKTGTPPPGVKSSLGAR; encoded by the exons ATGGATTCCGCATCGTTGGATGATATCATCCATCGGCTGGTGGAAGCGAAGGGGAGTCGAGCGGGGAAGCAGGTGCGGCTGTTGGAGGCGGAGATCCGGCAGCTTTGCGTCGTTTCCAAGGACATTTTCATGCAGCAGCCCAATCTGCTCGAGCTGGAAGCGCCCATCAAGATTTGCG GTGATATTCATGGCCAGTACTCTGATCTCTTGAGGCTTTTTGAGTATGGTGGATTTCCACCTGTAGCCAATTACCTATTCTTAGGGGATTATGTGGACAGGGGGAAACAGAGCCTAGAGACTATATGCCTTCTGTTAGCCTACAAGATCAAGTACCCAGAAAACTTCTTTCTTCTGAGGGGGAATCATGAGAGTGCATCGATTAACCGTATATATGGGTTTTATGATGAATGTAAACGAAGATTTAATGTTAGACTTTGGAAGGTCTTCACAGATTGTTTTAACTGTCTTCCTGTAGCAGCTCTTATTGATGAAAAGATCCTTTGCATGCATGGTGGCCTTTCTCCTGACTTACATAATCTAGATCAAATTCGAAATTTAGCACTTCCTACTGATGTGCCAGATAATGGATTGCTTTGCGATCTTTTGTGGTCAGACCCTAGTAAGGAGATTCAAGGTTGGGGAATGAATGATAGGGGAGTTTCATATACTTTTGGGCCTGATAGAGTCAATGAGTTTCTTCAGAAACATGATTTAGATCTTATCTGCCGTGCTCATCAG GTGGTGGAGGATGGGTATGAGTTCTTTGCTGATAGGCAACTTGTAACAATCTTCTCGGCACCAAATTACTGTGGTGAATTTGACAATGCTGGTGCCATGATGAGTGTTGATGAAACCTTGATGTGTTCATTCCAAATTTTGAAACCTGCAGAAAAGAAAAGTAAATTCATTTTTGGTAACACAGCAGCAGCAAAAACAGGAACACCTCCCCCAGGAGTCAAG TCTTCTCTTGGCGCAAGATGA